The Streptomyces sp. NBC_01463 DNA window TATCGCTGATAGCTACGGGGATCGTCCTGCTCATCGGGGCGGGGCTCATCTGCTACGAGCATGGGGGATCCGGCGCGAACCAGAGCCGGGAGCATGACCTGGGTCCGGACCACACCAGCGGCGGAGGCGGAGGCGGCTGACGCCCACGGTTGGGCCGAACCGCCTCGGCCCGAACCTGTCGCCGATCAGGACCGCGCTGCAGCAGAGCATCGAACAACGGCCTGGATCTCGTCGGACTCTCCTCGCGATAGATCGGTGTGAGTGGTCGGCCCGGCTGTCGCCGACCCGGTCGCACTCCGCCAGAGAGCCATCGAGCAGAACGTGATCAGGGTCGGCCTCGCGCAGAGTGCGCAGCAGGCCGGGCGCGTGGTCGACCGGCATGTCGTCGACGGCTGCCACGTAGGCGTGCGCGGTGCCGACGGAGATGCCGAACCCGGCAGCGAGCTGGGCGAGAGTGTCGTGCCGCCGCAGGCACACCAGGCCGGCCAGGGCACGCTGGTGCGGCGGGAGCTTGCAGCGGCGGTCACCCTCGCGGGTGACGATGAGCATGGTGACCCACTCGACCAGGGCATGAGGCAGGTCGAGTGCGGCTGAATACGGATCCAACGCGGCGTCTGTGCTTGTGGGTTGAGACCTCGAACACCTCCCCAACGGCACGGGAGCCTCGTGCGTTGCGCACACCGCCGGCATCACCCGATCAGTGGCGACTACGAAACAGCTCAGTGGGTGAGGCGCCTGTCGAAGACGACAGGCGCCTCAGTCGTGTTGTGGCCCGGGCGGACATCCCCGGCGGCCTTGGCCCCGCAGGGCCTGACAGGAATGGCCCGGAAAGCCCCTGGCCCCCCTGTCCCCGGGGCCCGGCGGTCGTTCGGGAACCCCGGACCGAAGGAGGCGTGGGAGTCCGAGTTCTTAGACGGATAAGCAAAGAGGATCGTTCCGTAATTCGCAATCAATTCTCAGTAAAGAATCCGGGACTCGCGGGGATATTGAGACTCATGCGAAATGGGGAAGTCTGTCGGATCGTTGATGCTTGAACCTCCTTGCCGCACTACGTGACCTTGTGGGGCGAAATCGTTCGGACCAGAGCAAGCCAGATGGCTTGAATCAGTCTTGCGGGGCCGGGGCGAAAGACGAGGATGAGTTGGTGTAGCCAGCAATAACCGCCCTCTTGAGATTCAGCCTGTGGCGGTTCGACCGAAATCGGGACGGGTAGTGGTTCGACGACAGGGACTTCAGGCGGAGGGCTCATCGCGGCGGCCGTTCCCTCGCGCTCTGTTACTCGGCGTTCCAAGGCGTGAGGGGTGGCTGCTCGCTGTCCCGGAAGCTTCACATTTCGGTAGGGCGTACGGGCGGCGAGGTTACATCTCGGGCTGAGGGAGGATCGCGAGCTTGAATCCGCGAGACGAGGCTGCCGCTCCTTTGGGTATGCCTCCATTCGTTGGCGAGTTGCCCGATCGGCAACCCAATGAATCCACTTCACCAATCGGTCCAAGAACGGGCGCAGACGGGGGAATAATGGCTGAAAAAGATATGAAGAGTCGCAACGTACTGATACTCGTAGGGGGTGAAGTCGTACGCACCGGGCTCGAGGCCCTGTTGCTGCGACTGCCTCGGATCGGCGAGGTCCGTGCGTGTGGACAGGACACCCTTTGTTCGGAGTTGGCCACCGGCTCGTGGGATGTACTGATCGTGGCCTTCGAGCAATGGAGAATGCTGGGCGCGCACGCGGACTCCGGGCCCCTGCCCGTCGTCCTGGTGCTGGGCGACGAGGTACCCGACCAACACGGCGATCTGTACGCCTCGCTGCCGGCCGACGGCTTCATCTCACTGGCCGATCTGTCCCAGCAGTCCCTGGAGGATGTGATCACCCGGGCGATGGCCGGCGAGATGCCCATGCCGGCCTCACTGGCGCGCCGGCTGCTCGCCGCCAACCCGACGCGCATCACCGGCGGCGACGTCCGGACGGTCTCCCTCACCCCGCGGGAGACCGAGACCCTGTCGCTGCTGGCGAACGGGCTGAGCAACAAGCAGATCGCCCGCGCCATGAGCATTTCCAGCCATGGGGCCAAGCGGCTGGTCGGTTCACTGCTCCTGAAACTGGGGGTCAACAACCGAACCGCCGCTGTCATCACGGCTCTCAAGGCCGGGCTCGTCTGACGCCGGCCTCCGGGGCCGTCCGGGCATCAGGGGTCGCCCTGAAGCTCTGCGTCCCCGAGGACGGCACATCGGCCGGGCGGACGTGCAGTTCGCCCTGGGCCGGCAGCATCACCACCGCGGCCACCGTGCGCTCCTTGCGGATGTCGCCGTTTCCCGGGACGTGGAGCGGTGGGGTGGAGAGCAGCGAGAAGTGATCCTCGGCGCTCGCCGACGGGGGCAGGTCCGCCTGCCCCCGTCGGCACGCCTCCAGCCTGCGCACCGACGACCTACGGGCGAACGGGTTGATCCGGTCCCCCGGCGCCAGGTCGGGATGCAGGAAGTGGTTCGTGTGCTCCAGCCGGTCGCCCGTCATGGTGCGTATCTCGTCGCCCAGGACCTCCACCCAGGCGGTCGTCCGCCTGTCGCACAGCATGAACGAGCGTGAGCTCGCCAGCGGAAGTTCCCGAATGATCGCGACGGCGTCCGCGACGGAGTCGGCGGTGTCCAGCAGGTGGCGTATCGCCAGATACGGCGGGACTCCCGGCCGCCACTCCCCGCCGAGCACCAGGTTCAGGCCCACGGCCAGCCCCCGGTTGTTGATGCCGAGATAGCCGAGCAGGCCCCCGAAGCTCAGCAGCAGCGACTGCCGGCCCCCGGCACGGGTGATGTCCAGCACGGCGAGCCGGTCGTCCAGGTTGCCGTTGAGATCCACGGTCTGGGCGAGGACGGGAGCCGCCGCGGCCCCCGTTCCCGTACGGGCGTACGTGGTGCAGTCGCCCGAGGTCCGCACCGTGCGGTAGCCGAGCAGTTCGCGCCGGATCTGCAGCAGCACCGCCTCCTCGCGGGTGATCCCCGCGCCCTCGGCGAGGCCCGTGATCTCTTCGGCCAGCTCCGGCAGCGCTGCCGTGATCACCGCGTCGTGAGCGGCGATCACCGGGCGCAGTGCCTCCAGCGTGACCGGGCGGGGCAGCAGGTGCCCGAGGCGGGCCAGCCGGTCGTCGAGGAACGAGCGCAGCGCGCCCGACAGCGCCCGGCCGTGGCACAGCCCCGCCTCGTACGCGGTGCCCGAGGCGCGCACGAAGGGGATCACCGGTGCCGACCGCGGTCCGGGCTCCGGGCTCATCGCCTGGCGTCCGCCGAGACCTTGGGACTCTTGGCCAGCTGTTCCTTCACCCAGGGCCACTCGGCGCCCAGCACGCTGAAGAACACCGCGTCACGGCGGCGGTTGCCGGGCATCGGGTTGAAGCTGCGCAGGATGCCCTCCTCGACGGCGCCGATGTTGCGCAGTCCGCTGCGTGCCTGGACGTTGAGCGCATCCGTCTTGAACTCGACCCGTTCGGCTTTCAGTTGTTCGAACGCGTGCTGCAACAGCAGGTACTTGGCCCAGCGGTTGATGCCCTGCCCGCGGAAGTCGCTGCCGAGCCAGGACCAGCCGATCTCCAGCCGGCCGTCCTGCTGGGCCAGGTTGCCGTAGCTCATGCTCCCCGCGATCCGCCCGCTCTGCTTGTCCGTGATCACGAAGACGGCGCGGCGTCCGGCCCGGTGGTCTTCCAGCGTGGCGTCGAAGAAGGCGTGGAAGTCCTCGTCATCGTCGACGCGGCTGACGAAGTAGCGCCAGATGTGGGGATCCATCGCGATCGCGTGCAGCCCGTCGCGGTCGCCGGCCTCGATCGGCCGCAGCCGTACGTCCTCGTTCTCCAGCGTCGTCGTCGCGGTGTCCCACCAGCGCCGTACGTGTGTGTCACCGGGCATGGATGCCTCCCTGGCTGTCGTCGATCTGGGCCCGCACGGCCTCTTGGATCTTCTTGCGTTGAGGTTTGAACTGTGAGGTCAGCAGGCCGTTCTCGATACTGAAGCGCTCTTTGGCCACCACGACCCGGCGGATCTTCTCATCCTTGCCGAAGGCGGCGTTGGACCGCGCGAGCTGGTCGGCGATGGCCGCCTCGTCGGCGGGGTCACCGGCGGGGGAGACCACCGCGATCAGCTGCGTACGGCTCGGGCACAGGACCACGCACTCCTCGATCGCGGGGCTCTGCTTCATGTAGTCCTCCAGGGGACGGACCATGATCTTCCGCGCGTCCTCCAGCACGATGACGTCGTCCGCCCGGCCCTGGATGTACAGGAAGCCGTCCTCGTCGAGATGACCGATGTCACCGGTGCGCACGATGCCCGGTTCGCTGAACACCCGCTCGGACGTCCCTTCGGGGGCGTACAGATAGCGGTCGGCCACCGGGTGGACACTGCGCACGCTGATCACGCCGTTCTCGTCGAACAGCACTTCCTTGCCCGGCACCACCTGACCGACGCTGCCCAGCCGGTGCGCACCCGGATGGTTCTTGCTGACGATGCAGGTCTCGTTGAGGCCGTAACCCTCGAATATCGGCACACCGATGTCGGTGAAGAAGCGCAGCACCGTCTCGGCCGCGGGAGCGGAGCCGGTCCACAGGTAGCGGATGCGGTCACCCAGCAGCCGGTCGGCGGCAGCGCGCAGACCGGCCGTCGTCGGCGGGCCGTCGGCGGCCCTGCGGGCCCGCGACTCGATACGCTGCTGGGCGATCTTGTAGAAGGCTGGCACGCCCATGACCACGGTGGGGCGGGCTTGGCGCAGCGCCGAGAACGCCGTCTCATAGGCGCTGAGTGTGACGTCGTGACCATGACGCAGCGCGGAGTAGATCCAGTACCGCTGCTGGAGCAGTGACAGCGGCAGGAACACGAACACGTCGTCGCCGGGGCCGTGCGCGAACATGCTGTGCGCCGCGCGCAGGGAGCTGTCGATGCTCCCGGCGGTGGCGGCCAGACCCTTGGGTTCACCGGTGCTGCCCGACGTGAACTTGATGGTGGTCGACTCGTCGGAGGCGTACTCCACGGGATCGGGTGCCGCGTCCGGCTCCGTCGACGCCACGAGCTTGGACACCTCGTCGATCGGCAGGACACCGTCGCCGTGCCCGTCCCGGTCGGTGAAGAGCAGCTTCAGCCCGTAGCGCGCGAGGAGGGCAGGTCCGGGGTCGAACTTCCCCGGCTCCAGTCCGGCGGTCACCGCCTTCAGCCGCAGCGCCGCGAGGTCGAGCAGCACCCACTCAGGGCAGTTGGCCGACAGGATGCCGATCCGGTCGCCGGCGCGCACACCGAGCCGCGCCAGGGCCACCGCGAGCCGGCCGGACTGCTCGTACAGCTCCGTCAGGCCGAGGGAGCGGGAGTCGCCGGGGCCGATGAAACGGAGGCGATGGCCCGGTGCCGGCGGATGCCCGAGGACATGGGCGAGTACGGAGTCGCTCATCGTTCGCCCCGGTCCGTGGTGAAGAAGACCTGGCCGCTCAGGTCGACGACGCTGCCCGCGGGCAGCAGGGTCGAGGTCGCGGGCCACTCACTGGCCGGCGGCATGCCCAGGGCCGTGGCCAGCCTCTCCGCGAAACGCGGCATGACCGGCGTCGCGCACATCGCGAGAAGCCGTGCCGCGCACAGCTCCAGGGCGATCGTGGTGCGGTTCTCGTCGGACCACTTCTCGCTCTGTGCGGTCCTCGCCTCCACCCGGGAGAACCGGATGGCGTCCGCGACGATTCCGCTCAGCTCGTCGGCGGCCTGGTTGAGCGAGAAGGCGTCGGGCCCGAGCGCCGCGGTGAGCGCGGCGAGCCGGCCGTTGAGCCGGGCGAGGAAGGCGGTCTGCTCCCGCGTCCAGATCCCGGCGTCCGGGGCCCGCCCGGCGTGGTCCTTCTCGATCCGGCCGCCCAGGTCCTGCAGCCACGCCTGCCAGCCGCCGGTCAACTCCTCGTCCAGGACGGCCCCGTAGGCAGCGTGCCGGAAGTCCGTGCGCCGCCCCTCCGGGCGGGTGCGGGACAGGAAGAAGCGGACGGCGTCCACGCTGTCCGGACCGAGGATCTCCTTCCCCCACACCGCGTGGCGACGGCTGGTGGAGAACTTC harbors:
- a CDS encoding response regulator transcription factor, with amino-acid sequence MAFEQWRMLGAHADSGPLPVVLVLGDEVPDQHGDLYASLPADGFISLADLSQQSLEDVITRAMAGEMPMPASLARRLLAANPTRITGGDVRTVSLTPRETETLSLLANGLSNKQIARAMSISSHGAKRLVGSLLLKLGVNNRTAAVITALKAGLV
- a CDS encoding C45 family peptidase, with the translated sequence MSPEPGPRSAPVIPFVRASGTAYEAGLCHGRALSGALRSFLDDRLARLGHLLPRPVTLEALRPVIAAHDAVITAALPELAEEITGLAEGAGITREEAVLLQIRRELLGYRTVRTSGDCTTYARTGTGAAAAPVLAQTVDLNGNLDDRLAVLDITRAGGRQSLLLSFGGLLGYLGINNRGLAVGLNLVLGGEWRPGVPPYLAIRHLLDTADSVADAVAIIRELPLASSRSFMLCDRRTTAWVEVLGDEIRTMTGDRLEHTNHFLHPDLAPGDRINPFARRSSVRRLEACRRGQADLPPSASAEDHFSLLSTPPLHVPGNGDIRKERTVAAVVMLPAQGELHVRPADVPSSGTQSFRATPDARTAPEAGVRRARP
- a CDS encoding GNAT family N-acetyltransferase, translated to MPGDTHVRRWWDTATTTLENEDVRLRPIEAGDRDGLHAIAMDPHIWRYFVSRVDDDEDFHAFFDATLEDHRAGRRAVFVITDKQSGRIAGSMSYGNLAQQDGRLEIGWSWLGSDFRGQGINRWAKYLLLQHAFEQLKAERVEFKTDALNVQARSGLRNIGAVEEGILRSFNPMPGNRRRDAVFFSVLGAEWPWVKEQLAKSPKVSADARR
- a CDS encoding AMP-binding protein, with protein sequence MSDSVLAHVLGHPPAPGHRLRFIGPGDSRSLGLTELYEQSGRLAVALARLGVRAGDRIGILSANCPEWVLLDLAALRLKAVTAGLEPGKFDPGPALLARYGLKLLFTDRDGHGDGVLPIDEVSKLVASTEPDAAPDPVEYASDESTTIKFTSGSTGEPKGLAATAGSIDSSLRAAHSMFAHGPGDDVFVFLPLSLLQQRYWIYSALRHGHDVTLSAYETAFSALRQARPTVVMGVPAFYKIAQQRIESRARRAADGPPTTAGLRAAADRLLGDRIRYLWTGSAPAAETVLRFFTDIGVPIFEGYGLNETCIVSKNHPGAHRLGSVGQVVPGKEVLFDENGVISVRSVHPVADRYLYAPEGTSERVFSEPGIVRTGDIGHLDEDGFLYIQGRADDVIVLEDARKIMVRPLEDYMKQSPAIEECVVLCPSRTQLIAVVSPAGDPADEAAIADQLARSNAAFGKDEKIRRVVVAKERFSIENGLLTSQFKPQRKKIQEAVRAQIDDSQGGIHAR